The genomic region GATCTTTTTCCCCGACCGTCGCGGCCAGATCGAAGGCAAGATCGACCCGCTGGTCGCCGGCCTCGATGCCATCGGCATCCTGTTCTATGTCATCCCCGGGCTGATCGCCTTCGGTATCGACTTCGCCACCGGCGCCATCTACCTGCCCAACGGCACCACCGCGCAGATCGCGCCGGAAAAACTCCATGAGTCGATCGGTGCCGACGGCCGGGTCGATAATCAGAAACTGCAGGCCATCATCCAGACCGAGCTGGGCCAGAGCCTGCCGCTGAACGATCCAAGGCTGATCCAACACAAGGGCAGTCTGCAGCAGTTGGCCCTGTACGGTCTGCGTCCTTCCGCCTGATCCCCGAGGAAAGCCCCGCATGAGCAGCAGCCCCGAACACGCTCGCCTGTTACGCCTGGCCACCCGGGCCTCGGTGGCGGTCGCCAGTATCCTGATCGTGACCAAGGCCATCGCCTGGTGGCTGAGCGGTTCGGTGAGCATGCTCGCCGGTTTGACCGACTCGGCGCTCGATGGCGTGACGTCGTTCCTCAACTTGCTGGCGGTGCACTATGCATTGCGCCCTGCGGATGACGATCACCGTTACGGGCACGGCAAGGCCGAGTCTCTGTCGGGCATGGCCCAGGCACTGTTCATCGCAGGCAGCGCCGTGCTGATCGCGGTGCAGGCGGTCGACCGGATCCGTCAGCCGGAGCCGGTCGGCGCGCCCTGGTTGAGTATCGGCGTGATCGTGCTGTCGCTGGCGCTCACCGCCGCGTTGCTGGTGCTGCAACATCGGGTCATCCGTGAAACCGGCTCCACCGCAGTGCGCGCCGACTCCCTGCATTACCGTTCGGATATGTTGCTCAACGGCAGCATTCTGTTGGCACTGGTGTTCGCAAGCATCGGGTTTGCCCAGGTGGATGCCTGGTTCGGCCTGGGCATTTCGGCCTATATCCTGTGGAGTGCGATCCAGATCGGCCGCGAGAGTTTTGCCGTGCTGATGGATGAGGAACTGTCCCCCGAAATCAGCCAGCACATGCTGGAACTCGCCAAGAGCGTACCGGGAGTGTTGGGGGCGCATGACCTGCGCACACGGGTGTCGGGCAACCACTGGTTCGTGCAGTTGCATCTGGAATTGCCGGGAGAGTTGACGCTGTCAGTGGCCCACGGCCTCAGCGACCAGGCCGCCGAGGCGATCCATGCCGTGTATCCGAAGGCCGAAGTGCTGGTGCACGCCGACCCTCGGGAAGTGGTGAAACACCGCGATTGATCAGTAGTTGACCTGATAGCCGCGGCTGCTCAGGCAACTGCCCTGGGCCTGGCGATAGGTCTGCACGACTGCCGGGTCGGGCGCATAGGTGACCCGGGCCGGGTCGAAACCACTCTGCTGCACGGCCCAACGGTAGCAATCCTCACCATCCTGCTGCACCTGTTGCGGGCTCTGGCCGTTGGCCGGGTACGCCACCACGTCATAACCGTTACCCGAGGGCGGCGGTGCCACCTGCGGCGCGGCGGTGGGCGGGTCGACCACCACGTAGTCCTGGGTATCTTCCTGGTAGAGGTAATAGGCCCCGGCCGCGAGGAAGAACAGCGAACTGCCGACCCAGACCTCCCGCGCATAATCGGGCAGATAGCTGACGCGGATCCCGCGCGGCGGCGCCACTACCACGTAGCGTGGTCCCTGTGGGCGATACCAGTAGCCGCCAGAGAAGAAATAGTCCTGCCCGCGGTACGGCACGCGCCAGTTGCGGTCAGGGAAGCGGTCGACCACATAACCGGGACGATACTGCGGACCTGGCCCCCAGCCATTGCCGTGCCCGGACGGGCGCCCCGGCCAGCGGTGGTCGTTGGGGTGATCGAAGTTGCCGCCAGGACGACCATTGTTGCCGCCAGGCTGCCAACCCGGGTTGTAGCCATTGCGCCGGGGAATGTCCGAGTAGTTGCCGCGTAACGGTTCCTGGGTCTGGCGCACGGTATCCGGCCGCCCCTGGATCGGCAGGTTGTTCTGCGGCTGCGGCGCCGGCCGACTCTGCTGGTTGGGGTCGTTCTGGGGCGGACGCGGCTGCCATTGCCCACCCCCATTCGGCTCACGGCGCTCGAAGTGCTGATTGTTTTCCGGACGGGGCTGATTTGCCTCAGGACGGAACTGCGGTGCCGGCGGTCGACCCTCCGGCGCCTGTGGACGCGGCTGGGGAGCCTCGGGCCGTGGCTGAGCATTCTCCGGACGCCGCTGATTGTTTTCCGGCCGTCCCTCGTGACCACCCGGGCGCCCTTCGGGGCCACGCTGATCACCGTTCGGGTGCGGACGTTGCGGGTTCTCGTCACCCCGATCTTCAGCCAGCGCTTGCACACCGACACTCATACAGAGCAAGCCAACACCTGCCAGACGCCAGATGCGCGATTTCATGCGGTTCCTCACTGCGGTTCAGGGCATAGCCATAAGACTGGGAAAGCGGATTGCGGTTCTGCAACACTCTATCAGTCACGAGACTTATTTTACGCGCAATAAAAAAGGGAGGCTCGTCAGCCTCCCTTTGGGGAATTTCGTCCGTGCTCGGCGCTTTTGACGCCGGCTCACCTCACGCCGTCTTCTGGACAGTGTGTAGCCCGGGGGCCTGCACAACCCTGTCGGGTTGCCGGCCGCGACACGCCTGATTCGGCGGGCCGCTGTGGACTGGATGTCCGGGCAGTGATTCTTGTTGCAGTGATTCTGGTGATAAGAATAGGCCGACAGCGGCGACAGGCGATTGCTAATATTGCTCAAATAAACATTACTTGCGCAATATTTCACTTCAGATAGATAATTCAGCGCAATAGTTAAGAAAAAGGCCTGAATGATGAGCAAACTCGATCGATACGACCTGAGCATCCTGGCGGAATTGCAGCGTGATGCGCGTATCTCCAACCAGGGGTTGGCCGAGCGCATCGGCCTGTCGCCATCACCCTGCTCGCGGCGGGTCAAGCAGTTGGAAGACGACGGCTACATCTCGCGCCAGGTTGCCTTGCTGGACCGCAAGAAGCTCGGTCTGAGCCTGACGGCCTACGTGCTGATCGGCATGGACCGACACACACCGGAACGCTTCGAGAACTTCGAGGCGGCGATCCGCAGCTTGCCGCAGGTGCTGGAATGCAGCCTGGTGACCGGGATGGATGCCGACTACCAGTTGAAGGTGGTGGTGGCGGACATGGATCACTACCAGAAGCTGCTGCTGGGCCATCTGACCCGTATCGAAGGCGTAACCAGCGTGCGCTCCAGCTTCGTGCTCAACCAGGTGCTCAACAGCACCGAGCTGCCGCTGAATCACCTGCGCAGCTGACCCGGCCCACACCTCACCTGTAGGAGCAGCGTGCGTTTCACGTCACCCAGAGAGGCTGCGGAACTGGGCTGAGTCAAACCGACGCAGGTCAATTTTGACTGATCCTCGCTGGCGTATACTCGAGGGGCTTTTTACCCCCCGCGTGCGCTGGAGAATGTCGATGGATCCTGCCGTTTTCGAAGAGTGGATGATGACCGTCCTGGTCAGCATCCTGATCATTTTCATGGGTTTCATCGTCTGGGACCTGGCGAAAAAGTCCAAGGCCGGACGCTTCGGTACCCTGATCCTGTTCTTCGTGTTGGGCCTGGGCGTGGCCGCGTTCGTGATCAAGAGCGTGGTGATCGGCCTGATCGAATCCGGCACTTTATAAGCGCGCCGGGACTTCCTTCCACTGGCCCTGGTCGAGGCCGTCGAGGGTCCAGTCACCTATCCGTACCCGCACCAGACGCAGGGTCGGCAGCCCCACCGCCGCCGTCATTCGCCGAACCTGACGGTTGCGACCTTCGCGGATAATCAGCTCCAGCCAATGGGTAGGAATGCTCTGGCGAAAGCGCACGGGCGGATTGCGCGGCCAGAGTTGCGGCTCATCGAGCAGCCGGGCCTGGGCCGGCAAGGTCATGCCATCGTTCAATTCGACTCCCTTGCACAGGCGCTCGATCTGCTCCGGCGTGGGAGTGCCCTCCACCTGCACCCAGTAGGTTTTCGCCAGTTTGTGCCTGGGGTCGGCAATACGCGCCTGGAGCTGGCCGTCATTGGTCAGCAACAGCAGGCCCTCGCTGTCGCGGTCCAGGCGGCCGGCCGGGTAGACACCCGCGACGTCGATGAAGTCCTTGAGCGTCGCCCGCCCTTCGCCGTCGCTGAACTGGGTCAGCACATCGAAGGGCTTGTTGAACAGAATAAGCTTGGGCTCGCTCGGTGGCACCTTGGCGACACGGCGGGGAGCTATAGGGCTTTTCGCTGCCGAACGGCGGGCGACGGGACGCGGGGGACGAGACATAGCGAATGTGGACATCTGAGGATCAGGAGCCGTCATGCTAGGGCGTGCCGGGAATTATTTCCAGGCGGGCACTGACAATGGCGTTTTTGAGGACGCTAAAAGCTTCGCGGGCAAGCCCGACTCCTCCAAGTACTGCGTCGTACACAACATCTGTGAACGACATTGCCCTGTAGGAGCGCGGCTTGCCCGCGAAGAGGCCAGCATGGACGACCCAAGATCCCCGGCCGCCCACGCCATCCATATCAGCGGAACGGCGGCTCGTCGAAGCTGCGCAATTTACGCGAGTGCAGCGAATGCAGCTCGGTGCGCAACAGGTCCACTGCGGCGATGCCGATCTTCAGGTGCTGGCTGACCGCCCGCTCATAAAAGGCGTTGGCCGAACCCGGCAGCTTGATCTCGCTGTGCAACGGTTTGTCCGACACGCAGAGCAAGGTCCCGTAAGGCACACGCAAACGATAACCCTGGGCAGCGATCGTGCCGCTTTCCATGTCCACCGCCACAGCCCGGGACAGGTTGATCAGCGGACGCTCCTGGGCCCAACGCAGTTCCCAGTTGCGGTCGTCGTAGGTCAAGACGGTGCCGGTGCGCAGACGCTTCTTCAGGTCATCGCCCTTCTCGCCAGTGACGTTGGCAGCCGCCTGTTGCAGCGCCAGTTGCACTTCGGCCAGGGCCGGGATCGGGATGTTCGGCGGTACCACCCGGTCAAGAATGCCATCGCGACGCATGTAGGCGTGGGCCAGCACGTAGTCGCCGATGGTCTGCGATTGGCGCAGGCCGCCACAGTGGCCGATCATCAGCCAGCAATGCGGGCGCAGCACCGCCAGGTGATCGGTGATGTTCTTGGCGTTGGATGGGCCGACGCCAATGTTGACCAGGGTCACGCCATGACCATCGGCCGCCTGCAGGTGGTAGGCGGGCATCTGGTAGCGGTGCCAGACCACTGCGGCCGCGACCGCCTGGGCCTCGGCGTAGTCCATGCCCTTTTCGATGATCACGTTGCCCGGCAACACCATGCGCACGAAACGCGGATCGTCGCGCAGTTGCTCCAGGCCATGAAGGATGAACTGGTCGACATAGCGGTGATAGTTGGTCAGCAGGATCCACGGCTGCACGTGGCGCCAATCGCTGCCGGTGTAGTGCACCAGGCGGCGCAGGGAGAAATCGACCCGGGCCGCGTCGAACAACCCCAGCGGCAGCGGCTCGGCGCTTTCCCAGTCGTGCAGGCCATCGGCGATATCGTCGGTGGCGGCAGACAGGTCGGTGCTCGGGAACACGCGCGCCAGGGCGGCAGCGGTCACGCCGGAACCGGCCAGCTCATCACCTTGCTCGACCACATAGGGGTAAGGAATGTTCTGCTCGCTGACACCGACTTCCACCGTTACGGTGAAATCACGCATCAACGGCACCAACTGTTCCAGCAGGTATTTGCGAAACGCCTTGGGGTGGGTGACGGTGGCGCTGTAGGTGCCCGGCAGTTGGACCTTGGCATAGGCGCGGGTGATCGTCGGAACTTCGCCTTGGTAGGTGTAGGTCAGGCGCAGTTCGGGATAACGAAACAGGGCACGCTGTTCGGCGTCAGGTTCGACGCGGTCCTTGAGGTAACGCTTGAGCGCCTGGCTCAGGGAAGTGGTCGCACGCTCGTGGAGTTCAGCCAGGCGGTCGACAGCCTGTTCGGGGGATTGCACGACAATAAAAGCTTCAGTCACGGAAAGTATCCTGTCTTTTGATGTTGCAGGCCTTCATCTTGCCTGCAACAGCGTCGGACGGGAACATCGGCTTTTCGTTCCGTATCGCGATTTGTGGAAAGGCCACAGTAGTCAGTGACCCGCTCATTCTGCCTGTACGGTCAGAAACCCTGGGGGGTCGAGCGGGCGACGATCGCTTCGACATTCACCCCGCGAGGCAAGCAGCCATAGGCCAGGCCGGTCTCACCCAGGCGCGCGGCAATAAAGCCGTCGCTGACCGCTGAGTTACCCGCTTCCAGCAACAGCTTGGCCTGCAAGGCCAGCGCGATATCTTCGGTCAGTTGCCGGGCACGATACTGGATGTCGCCGGTATCGCTGAACGCCTGCTTGAGCTGCCCGATATGCCGGGCCAGGCGCTTGTCGCCATGCCCGTCACCCAGCTCGTCGAACAGCACCTCGAGCACACCCGGCTCCTTGGACAGCGAACGCAGCACATCCAGACACTGCACGTTCCCCGAACCCTCCCAGGTCGAGTTCACCGGCGCCTCGCGGTACAGACGCGGCAGGATGCTGTCTTCCACATAGCCGGCACCGCCCATGCATTCGGCAGCCTCGTTGATCATCGCCGGGGCCCGCTTGCAGATCCAGTACTTGCCCACCGCCGTGACCAATCGAGCGAAGCGGGCCTCGCGCTCGTCACCCAAACAGTCCAGCGCGCGGCCCATGCGCAGGCTCAGGGCCAGCGACGCTTCGCTCTCCAGCGCCAGGTCCGCCAGCACATTCTGCATCAGCGGCTGCTCGCTCAGCAGGCGCCCGCCGACCCGCCGATGCGCGCAATGGTGACTGGCCTGGGTCAGTGCCTGGCGCATCAACGCGCTGGAACCGACCATGCAGTCGAAGCGGGTCATGGCCACCATTTCGATAATGGTCGGCACGCCCCGCCCCTCCTCACCGATCATCCAGGCCAGAGCCCCCCGAAACTCGACCTCGCTCGACGCGTTGGAGCAGTTGCCCAACTTGTTTTTCAACCGCTGGATATAGAGCTGGTTGCGACTGTCGTCCGGACGGTGCCGGGGCAGCAGGAAACAGGTCAGGCCCTTGTCGGTCTGGGCCAGGGTCAGGAAGGCATCGCACATCGGCGCCGAGCAGAACCATTTGTGCCCCACCAGCTCATAGGGCTGACCAGGACCGCTCGCCCCCACCGGATAAGCCCGCGTGGTATTGGCGCGGACATCGGTGCCGCCCTGCTTCTCGGTCATCGCCATGCCGATGGTGGCACCGCTCTTGTGGGCGATGCCGATATTGCGCGGATCGTATTGGCGACTGAGGATGCTCGGCAGCCACTGCCCGGCGATGTCCGCCTGCAATTTCAACGCAGGCACACAAGCGAAAGTCATGGTCAGCGGACAACCGCTGCCAGCTTCGGCCTGGCTGTGCAGATAAGTCATCGCGGCACGGGCCACATGGGCACCGTCCCGTGGGTCGGTCCAGGGCAGCGAGGGCAAGCCGTGCTCGATGGCGGTACGCATCAGCTCGTGGTAAGCCGGATGGAACTCCACCAGGTCCTGGCGATGACCATAACGGTCATGACTGACGAACACCGGCTTGTTCTGGTTGGCCAGGAACCCAGCCGCCATCAGCGGTCCACCGGCCAACGCCCCATACTCATCGATCCGTGCCTGGGCCCAACCGGCACCCAAGCGTTGCGACCACTCCTGTAGCGGCAGGTCGATACGATAGAGGTTGGCACCATCGAGCGACGGCGGCTGATTGGTGACTTCGTGGGTTTCGGCGTACTGATGGAGGTTCATCGGGGCGAGCTCCTGCAGGAAGTACCTGGCAGCCCAGTGAATCACGCACACCCGCGTTAAAAAAGCGACATATACGCCTAAATATCGGCGCTTTCACCCTCGACAGGCATCAACAACCGACGTGCCAGAACACTCTGCAGCTCTTCGAAACGTACCGGTTTATGCAAGTAATCGGTCACCCCAGTCGCTCGGCAACGCTCGTCTTCCACGCCATTGACCAGGCAGGTCATCGCCAGGATCGGTACGGCCGTGGAGCCGAGGCCCCCGCGCAACTGCTCGCACAACATAGCACCGCCCTGCAGGTCGGC from Pseudomonas asplenii harbors:
- a CDS encoding polyribonucleotide nucleotidyltransferase; this translates as MRIPSRLIGGVVVATLLTQLTACGSIFFPDRRGQIEGKIDPLVAGLDAIGILFYVIPGLIAFGIDFATGAIYLPNGTTAQIAPEKLHESIGADGRVDNQKLQAIIQTELGQSLPLNDPRLIQHKGSLQQLALYGLRPSA
- a CDS encoding cation diffusion facilitator family transporter; the encoded protein is MSSSPEHARLLRLATRASVAVASILIVTKAIAWWLSGSVSMLAGLTDSALDGVTSFLNLLAVHYALRPADDDHRYGHGKAESLSGMAQALFIAGSAVLIAVQAVDRIRQPEPVGAPWLSIGVIVLSLALTAALLVLQHRVIRETGSTAVRADSLHYRSDMLLNGSILLALVFASIGFAQVDAWFGLGISAYILWSAIQIGRESFAVLMDEELSPEISQHMLELAKSVPGVLGAHDLRTRVSGNHWFVQLHLELPGELTLSVAHGLSDQAAEAIHAVYPKAEVLVHADPREVVKHRD
- a CDS encoding DUF6515 family protein — protein: MKSRIWRLAGVGLLCMSVGVQALAEDRGDENPQRPHPNGDQRGPEGRPGGHEGRPENNQRRPENAQPRPEAPQPRPQAPEGRPPAPQFRPEANQPRPENNQHFERREPNGGGQWQPRPPQNDPNQQSRPAPQPQNNLPIQGRPDTVRQTQEPLRGNYSDIPRRNGYNPGWQPGGNNGRPGGNFDHPNDHRWPGRPSGHGNGWGPGPQYRPGYVVDRFPDRNWRVPYRGQDYFFSGGYWYRPQGPRYVVVAPPRGIRVSYLPDYAREVWVGSSLFFLAAGAYYLYQEDTQDYVVVDPPTAAPQVAPPPSGNGYDVVAYPANGQSPQQVQQDGEDCYRWAVQQSGFDPARVTYAPDPAVVQTYRQAQGSCLSSRGYQVNY
- a CDS encoding Lrp/AsnC family transcriptional regulator; translation: MSKLDRYDLSILAELQRDARISNQGLAERIGLSPSPCSRRVKQLEDDGYISRQVALLDRKKLGLSLTAYVLIGMDRHTPERFENFEAAIRSLPQVLECSLVTGMDADYQLKVVVADMDHYQKLLLGHLTRIEGVTSVRSSFVLNQVLNSTELPLNHLRS
- a CDS encoding DUF2788 domain-containing protein, which produces MDPAVFEEWMMTVLVSILIIFMGFIVWDLAKKSKAGRFGTLILFFVLGLGVAAFVIKSVVIGLIESGTL
- a CDS encoding pseudouridine synthase; this encodes MSRPPRPVARRSAAKSPIAPRRVAKVPPSEPKLILFNKPFDVLTQFSDGEGRATLKDFIDVAGVYPAGRLDRDSEGLLLLTNDGQLQARIADPRHKLAKTYWVQVEGTPTPEQIERLCKGVELNDGMTLPAQARLLDEPQLWPRNPPVRFRQSIPTHWLELIIREGRNRQVRRMTAAVGLPTLRLVRVRIGDWTLDGLDQGQWKEVPARL
- the amn gene encoding AMP nucleosidase translates to MTEAFIVVQSPEQAVDRLAELHERATTSLSQALKRYLKDRVEPDAEQRALFRYPELRLTYTYQGEVPTITRAYAKVQLPGTYSATVTHPKAFRKYLLEQLVPLMRDFTVTVEVGVSEQNIPYPYVVEQGDELAGSGVTAAALARVFPSTDLSAATDDIADGLHDWESAEPLPLGLFDAARVDFSLRRLVHYTGSDWRHVQPWILLTNYHRYVDQFILHGLEQLRDDPRFVRMVLPGNVIIEKGMDYAEAQAVAAAVVWHRYQMPAYHLQAADGHGVTLVNIGVGPSNAKNITDHLAVLRPHCWLMIGHCGGLRQSQTIGDYVLAHAYMRRDGILDRVVPPNIPIPALAEVQLALQQAAANVTGEKGDDLKKRLRTGTVLTYDDRNWELRWAQERPLINLSRAVAVDMESGTIAAQGYRLRVPYGTLLCVSDKPLHSEIKLPGSANAFYERAVSQHLKIGIAAVDLLRTELHSLHSRKLRSFDEPPFR
- a CDS encoding acyl-CoA dehydrogenase family protein, with translation MNLHQYAETHEVTNQPPSLDGANLYRIDLPLQEWSQRLGAGWAQARIDEYGALAGGPLMAAGFLANQNKPVFVSHDRYGHRQDLVEFHPAYHELMRTAIEHGLPSLPWTDPRDGAHVARAAMTYLHSQAEAGSGCPLTMTFACVPALKLQADIAGQWLPSILSRQYDPRNIGIAHKSGATIGMAMTEKQGGTDVRANTTRAYPVGASGPGQPYELVGHKWFCSAPMCDAFLTLAQTDKGLTCFLLPRHRPDDSRNQLYIQRLKNKLGNCSNASSEVEFRGALAWMIGEEGRGVPTIIEMVAMTRFDCMVGSSALMRQALTQASHHCAHRRVGGRLLSEQPLMQNVLADLALESEASLALSLRMGRALDCLGDEREARFARLVTAVGKYWICKRAPAMINEAAECMGGAGYVEDSILPRLYREAPVNSTWEGSGNVQCLDVLRSLSKEPGVLEVLFDELGDGHGDKRLARHIGQLKQAFSDTGDIQYRARQLTEDIALALQAKLLLEAGNSAVSDGFIAARLGETGLAYGCLPRGVNVEAIVARSTPQGF